A window of the Vicingus serpentipes genome harbors these coding sequences:
- a CDS encoding VHS/ENTH/ANTH domain-containing protein, producing the protein MKTSIAFICAAFIMIALTSFEYFNPIIQSSQKFCSQVSLENREEPKLDFFYGYGSRFSGITKTAILKATSITDFFPEEHVQRIISYGETSLVIVKYERESDEREYSVGPLLSDAQRKILESADYSTNFNIRAVCKQHNPETGILENSVYNPHFTIVPEKQAEFTEGKEVLINYLKENSTKEKAIAQSREKLRPAKIYFTVTKDGKISNVKLGNHSGYEVIDAKMMKLITNMPGNWKPAENEKGEKVDQELVVSYGLEGC; encoded by the coding sequence ATGAAAACGAGTATCGCATTTATTTGTGCTGCATTTATTATGATAGCATTAACATCCTTTGAATATTTTAACCCCATAATTCAATCTTCACAAAAATTCTGTTCTCAAGTATCATTAGAAAACAGAGAAGAGCCAAAGTTGGATTTTTTCTATGGTTATGGATCAAGGTTTTCGGGTATAACAAAAACTGCTATTCTTAAAGCTACTTCAATAACTGATTTTTTTCCAGAAGAACACGTGCAACGAATAATTTCTTATGGTGAAACAAGCCTTGTTATTGTTAAATACGAAAGAGAATCTGACGAAAGAGAATATAGCGTGGGTCCACTACTAAGTGATGCCCAACGAAAGATTTTAGAATCAGCAGATTACTCAACTAACTTTAACATTAGAGCTGTATGTAAACAGCATAACCCAGAAACTGGTATTTTAGAAAATAGCGTTTACAACCCTCACTTTACAATAGTACCAGAAAAGCAAGCAGAATTTACAGAAGGAAAAGAAGTACTAATAAATTACCTAAAAGAAAACAGTACGAAAGAAAAAGCAATTGCTCAATCGAGAGAAAAATTAAGACCTGCTAAAATCTATTTTACAGTAACTAAAGATGGAAAAATTAGTAATGTTAAATTGGGCAATCATTCGGGGTATGAAGTTATTGATGCTAAAATGATGAAATTGATAACCAATATGCCTGGCAATTGGAAACCAGCAGAAAATGAAAAAGGAGAAAAAGTTGATCAAGAATTGGTTGTTTCTTATGGTTTAGAAGGCTGCTAA
- a CDS encoding DUF5916 domain-containing protein produces the protein MISYSSWGQVKEFSALRTNQEITIDGQMYEENWANAQVATHFLERNPTEGKQPRFKTEVRILFDDNNIYILGYCYDDNPDSVLTQLGERDDDLNADIFSISFDTYNQMLDAFTFSVTASGVQSDSRISDPSFNSVWESEVGIVEDGWIAEIKIPYYSLRFPKGDKQIWRAQFEREIRRSRTELQWSLVPKNVETEINYWGKLVGLDDIKDPLRLSLSPYLSTFTEFTKDERTFGYGAGADLKLGLNESFTLDMTLLPDFSQVRSDNIVKNLGAFEVVFDEQRPFFQEGVELFNRGDLFYSRRIGGLPEQYLQAFENLDSSEIVIENPVTSKLVNVAKVSGRTKSGLGIGVMNAITSQSSAVIENTLTGETREVETNPLVNYNIISFDQNLKNNSSIYFINLNTTRAGNFIDANVSSLGVNLVSKKSNYSLSGDIKVSQRDTNLLKNVFKTSENDGLSYRINLAKISGNFKYGLTSESKSRNFNPNDLGVNFTQNIRTHSINLQYNKYNPFWILNSSYNSLTFSLEQDYTTNELLKKKYDGNFFFIDPNFNAFFLSVSSQIGDGIDLFESRVPGQKFITPEFYYNGIGISTDYRKSFALDAEIGYGQGYFTDYVVNNYFEVNLEPIIRVNDKLTLRPSSNYSVFLNGAGFAGYFDNIPKYGVRDVKTLTNIIQAKYLFKNNLSLTLRIRHYWSYGIYDYFGDLNNEGYIIRDYSFNGNSDFNFNAFNSDLIFGWQFAPGSFINIVYKNALQLDEQNIQTSYFQNLNSVLSEGQRNTITMKVVYFFDTVSSYKKLIKNQ, from the coding sequence ATGATCTCCTATTCATCTTGGGGGCAAGTAAAGGAATTTTCCGCTTTAAGAACGAACCAGGAGATTACTATTGATGGTCAAATGTATGAAGAAAACTGGGCAAATGCTCAGGTCGCAACCCACTTCCTTGAACGCAATCCAACAGAAGGTAAACAGCCAAGATTTAAAACAGAAGTGAGAATCCTATTTGACGATAATAACATTTATATTCTAGGATATTGTTATGATGATAATCCGGATAGTGTATTAACTCAACTTGGGGAACGTGATGATGATTTGAATGCTGATATCTTCTCTATATCTTTTGATACTTACAATCAAATGCTAGATGCCTTTACCTTTTCAGTAACTGCATCAGGAGTTCAATCCGATTCCAGAATTTCAGATCCTTCGTTTAATTCTGTTTGGGAAAGCGAAGTAGGAATCGTTGAAGATGGTTGGATTGCAGAAATCAAAATTCCTTACTATTCCCTTCGCTTCCCAAAGGGTGATAAACAAATATGGCGAGCTCAATTCGAAAGAGAAATCCGAAGAAGCCGAACTGAATTACAGTGGTCTCTGGTACCTAAAAATGTTGAAACCGAAATTAATTACTGGGGCAAATTAGTCGGTTTAGACGACATAAAAGACCCTCTTCGACTTTCACTATCTCCTTATCTATCTACATTTACTGAATTCACAAAAGATGAGAGAACCTTTGGTTACGGAGCGGGTGCAGACCTTAAATTGGGGTTGAATGAAAGTTTCACCCTGGACATGACATTACTTCCTGATTTCTCTCAAGTTAGATCAGATAATATCGTTAAAAATCTAGGAGCGTTTGAAGTTGTTTTTGATGAACAACGTCCTTTTTTTCAAGAAGGGGTTGAGCTCTTTAACCGTGGAGATCTTTTCTATTCCAGACGGATTGGTGGTCTTCCTGAACAGTACTTACAGGCATTTGAAAACCTAGACTCCAGCGAAATTGTGATCGAGAACCCAGTTACTTCTAAACTCGTAAATGTAGCAAAAGTCTCTGGAAGAACTAAAAGTGGTTTAGGTATTGGTGTTATGAATGCAATTACTTCGCAGAGTTCAGCTGTAATTGAAAATACTCTCACAGGAGAAACAAGAGAAGTAGAAACGAATCCCTTAGTGAATTACAACATTATTTCATTCGATCAAAACTTAAAAAACAACAGTTCAATTTATTTCATAAACCTTAATACTACAAGAGCTGGTAATTTTATAGATGCTAATGTCTCTTCTTTAGGAGTCAACTTGGTTTCTAAAAAATCAAACTATTCCCTATCAGGGGATATTAAAGTCTCACAGCGAGATACCAACTTACTCAAAAATGTATTTAAAACTAGTGAAAATGATGGCTTAAGCTATCGGATCAATTTAGCAAAAATATCGGGCAACTTTAAATATGGTCTTACCAGTGAGAGTAAATCTCGTAATTTTAACCCAAATGATCTAGGAGTAAATTTCACCCAAAACATACGAACACATTCCATTAATCTTCAATATAATAAATATAATCCTTTTTGGATCCTTAATAGTAGTTATAACTCCTTAACGTTTAGTTTAGAACAGGACTATACCACAAATGAACTGCTAAAGAAAAAATACGATGGAAACTTCTTTTTCATTGATCCAAATTTCAATGCGTTCTTTCTAAGTGTAAGCTCACAAATTGGAGATGGAATAGACTTGTTTGAATCAAGAGTGCCTGGTCAGAAGTTTATTACTCCTGAGTTTTACTACAATGGTATTGGTATATCTACGGATTATAGAAAAAGTTTCGCTTTGGACGCTGAGATTGGTTATGGACAAGGCTACTTCACAGATTATGTGGTCAACAATTATTTTGAAGTTAATCTTGAACCTATTATCCGTGTAAACGATAAATTAACCTTACGCCCATCATCTAACTATTCAGTCTTTTTAAATGGCGCTGGTTTTGCAGGCTATTTTGATAATATACCAAAATATGGTGTGCGGGATGTAAAAACACTAACAAACATAATCCAGGCAAAATACTTGTTCAAGAATAACTTATCTCTAACGCTTAGAATAAGGCATTATTGGTCATATGGGATTTATGACTACTTTGGAGACCTAAATAACGAAGGATATATTATTCGAGATTATTCTTTTAATGGAAATTCTGATTTTAATTTCAATGCGTTTAATAGCGACTTGATATTTGGGTGGCAATTTGCCCCTGGAAGTTTTATAAATATTGTATATAAAAATGCTTTACAATTAGATGAACAAAACATTCAAACCTCATATTTTCAAAACCTCAATTCTGTATTGAGTGAAGGCCAGAGAAATACGATAACAATGAAGGTTGTTTACTTTTTCGATACCGTTTCTTCTTACAAAAAGTTAATCAAAAATCAATAG
- a CDS encoding DUF4153 domain-containing protein, with the protein MQLPSINYLYQKAKNSALRFPLTLISSLLAVTIGIYLAEQEGVIGNMFPFINAMLFLALGIPLFFCLNVFTKKLDLTNLHSIGVKVGAAIILFLLYFTLPNSEETANTSLPYIRYTIYNIAIHLLVSFAPYLKGKQLNGFWQYNRLLLTRLVLSAIYSGFLYVGIALALVSLNLLFEIKIHDKLYLDLWIVIVGFFNTWFFIAGMPTNFDDLEEIDEYPFGLKVFSQYILLPLLVLYLVILYLYGAKIIALWDWPKGVVSWLIIAVAVLGIFAFLLIHPFGQKEENSWIKKFSKAYYFILLPLVIMLFIAISMRLADYGVTINRYIVLLLGVWLTIVCFYFIMGKNNIKFIPISLCVMMLLMSFGPWSMFNVSENSQAERLKTILTENGILKDGKVVNEQTIKIDSNYYSQDYEYPNNKLVTDSLNNEIKSIIDYLDDYHGFNGVKDIYSQDFESQILNYNNKKERWSRINEAEIYMKALGLEYKHTYIDYKNDYSSYSVTYNNNLVDVSGYDYMIKFNYYDSKSSYALTTFTIGEDKFALKNNEHNSFKMNLFKNDKLVTEIDFKATQEYLFNKFGKGNHYDLTQKQLSFSGLAENIGYKISLENIAITTSDNKLKLNSTNGTLFLKLNQAKNEE; encoded by the coding sequence ATGCAATTACCATCAATCAATTACTTGTACCAAAAAGCCAAAAATTCGGCACTTCGGTTTCCGTTAACTTTAATTTCTTCTTTATTAGCTGTAACAATAGGCATCTATTTAGCCGAGCAAGAAGGTGTTATTGGCAATATGTTTCCCTTCATTAATGCCATGCTGTTTTTGGCATTGGGTATTCCATTGTTTTTTTGTCTAAATGTTTTTACCAAAAAATTAGACTTAACTAATCTTCATTCTATTGGGGTTAAAGTAGGAGCAGCTATTATACTCTTTTTGCTTTATTTTACATTACCTAATTCTGAAGAAACTGCCAATACTTCTTTGCCTTACATTCGTTATACCATATACAATATTGCTATTCACTTATTGGTATCGTTTGCTCCTTATTTAAAAGGCAAGCAGCTCAATGGTTTTTGGCAATACAATCGTTTATTGCTTACTCGCTTGGTGTTATCGGCAATCTACTCCGGTTTTCTATATGTAGGCATTGCGTTAGCTTTAGTTTCACTAAACCTTTTGTTTGAAATTAAAATTCACGACAAATTATATTTAGATTTATGGATAGTAATTGTTGGTTTTTTTAATACATGGTTTTTTATAGCTGGTATGCCAACTAATTTTGACGACCTTGAAGAAATTGATGAATATCCTTTTGGTTTAAAAGTATTTTCGCAATACATTTTACTACCATTATTGGTGCTTTATTTGGTTATTTTATACTTGTATGGTGCAAAAATTATTGCACTGTGGGATTGGCCGAAAGGAGTAGTTTCTTGGTTAATTATTGCAGTAGCAGTATTGGGTATTTTTGCTTTTTTACTCATCCATCCTTTTGGGCAAAAGGAAGAAAATTCGTGGATTAAAAAATTCTCCAAAGCTTATTATTTCATTTTACTTCCTTTGGTAATTATGCTTTTTATTGCCATTAGCATGCGCTTGGCCGATTACGGGGTTACAATAAATCGCTACATCGTTTTATTACTTGGGGTTTGGCTAACCATTGTTTGTTTCTATTTTATTATGGGTAAAAACAACATTAAGTTTATTCCAATTTCACTTTGTGTAATGATGTTGTTAATGTCGTTTGGCCCATGGAGTATGTTTAATGTTAGTGAAAACAGTCAAGCTGAACGATTAAAAACTATCTTAACCGAAAACGGGATACTAAAAGATGGCAAAGTGGTAAATGAGCAAACGATTAAAATAGATAGTAATTATTACAGCCAAGATTATGAGTATCCGAATAATAAATTAGTTACCGATTCTTTAAACAATGAAATAAAATCTATCATCGACTATTTAGACGATTACCATGGTTTTAATGGCGTTAAAGACATTTATTCTCAAGATTTTGAATCTCAAATTTTAAATTACAACAATAAAAAAGAACGCTGGAGCAGAATTAACGAAGCCGAAATTTACATGAAAGCTTTGGGATTAGAGTACAAACATACTTATATCGACTACAAGAACGATTACTCTTCATATTCCGTAACTTATAACAACAATTTAGTAGATGTTTCGGGTTATGATTATATGATTAAGTTTAATTATTATGACAGTAAAAGCAGTTATGCGCTTACAACCTTTACAATTGGAGAAGACAAATTTGCGCTTAAAAATAACGAGCATAATTCGTTTAAAATGAACCTCTTTAAAAATGATAAATTGGTTACCGAAATCGATTTTAAAGCAACTCAAGAATATTTGTTTAACAAATTTGGAAAAGGTAATCATTACGATTTAACCCAAAAACAATTGTCATTTTCTGGATTAGCTGAAAATATAGGTTATAAAATTAGCCTCGAAAACATAGCTATTACAACTAGCGATAATAAGTTAAAACTTAACTCAACTAACGGAACTTTATTTTTAAAACTAAACCAAGCAAAAAATGAAGAATAA
- a CDS encoding type 1 periplasmic binding fold superfamily protein, with the protein MKTKTNYTIILAALFISFLIGCKKDDDSPSPVSPTTPPVNEEELITSLIISFEDTAGVQPSVQYAFRDPDGEGGSLPTQHDTIRLVVNTYYNATVQLLNESVSPAEDITLEVEEEASEHLFCYAVSNTNVSIIRTDSDGTYGLGIKSRWFTGNVANGETTISLKHQPGVKDGTCSPGDTDVEVTFVTKIQ; encoded by the coding sequence ATGAAAACAAAAACAAATTATACAATCATTTTAGCGGCTTTATTTATTTCTTTTTTAATTGGATGTAAAAAAGATGATGATAGCCCAAGTCCAGTTTCACCAACAACTCCTCCAGTAAATGAAGAAGAATTAATCACTAGTTTGATTATTTCATTTGAAGATACTGCTGGGGTTCAACCATCTGTTCAATATGCGTTTAGAGATCCAGATGGAGAAGGTGGAAGCTTGCCAACTCAGCACGATACTATTCGTTTAGTTGTCAATACTTATTATAATGCTACTGTACAATTATTAAATGAGTCAGTTTCTCCTGCAGAGGATATAACTCTAGAGGTAGAAGAAGAAGCATCGGAGCATTTATTTTGCTATGCAGTTTCAAATACAAATGTATCTATTATAAGAACTGATAGCGATGGAACTTATGGTCTTGGCATTAAATCGAGATGGTTTACAGGCAATGTTGCTAATGGAGAAACAACAATATCGTTAAAACATCAACCAGGTGTAAAAGATGGAACTTGTTCGCCTGGTGATACAGATGTTGAGGTAACCTTTGTTACAAAAATTCAATAA
- a CDS encoding TonB-dependent receptor: MLSNKLFSVIVILLLGFTSFAQDKSNCNFSLSGKTIDNHDKSILMFANVYIKELEKGAVSDTNGNYVIHNLCAGKYEVTVSHVGCEPVTINIAITGDTKQNFYTEHHAEELKQFAFVEQAYVEEQTVDRKELSIKELNQSRGKSLGESLKELTGVTSLNTGNSISKPVIHGLHSDRILILNNGIRQEGQQWGNEHAPEIDPYIANKLSVIKGAEGIRYGANAIAGVVLVEPNELRDSSGINGELNLAGATNGRLGVSSAMLEGNIGKLNGLSWRVQGTLKRSGNVSTPNYFMKNTGLKEYNFSWATGYLKAKYGIETFYSQFNSDIGIFSAAHIGNLTDLQRAIESDVPLESADFTYDINRPYQHIEHELFKVKSYLATGEIGKLELIYARQYNLRQEYDKHVSRNDSIAALNLPELQFEITTHTGSLIWSQNRKNAFKAQLGVSGIYQANTYTGREFIPAFIKYGSGAFIIEKWRNKNAKLELEAGLRYDYVYQQVYKWLKKVYITPEYIYHNVSGSLGAVYKPTETLTAKINYGMAWRPPNVSELYSNGLHHGAAAVEYGDTNLIAEKAHNIILGVDYVKGKWLIQAEGYYNYINNFIYLKPVLPATLTIRGAFPTFKYEQVNASFAGVDLKSTYSIYKSLSWKGKASFLRAYNLTAKEGIVGMPANRFENAIEYKLESIKRFKDIYAEVGFQNVLTQNNVPANSDYLAPPKGYGLLNFKTGFSLPTYKQQKIIVDFEISNLLNTAYRDYLNRFRYYADEMGRNYSLKLKMTF, from the coding sequence ATGCTTAGCAATAAGTTGTTTTCTGTTATTGTAATATTGTTATTGGGGTTTACTTCTTTTGCACAAGACAAAAGCAACTGTAATTTTTCACTTTCGGGTAAAACAATTGATAATCACGATAAATCAATTTTAATGTTTGCTAATGTTTACATTAAAGAACTCGAGAAAGGTGCTGTTTCTGACACTAATGGTAATTATGTAATTCATAATTTATGTGCCGGAAAATATGAAGTTACAGTTAGTCATGTTGGTTGCGAACCTGTTACAATAAACATTGCAATAACTGGAGATACAAAACAAAATTTTTATACCGAACATCATGCTGAAGAGCTTAAGCAATTTGCTTTTGTTGAGCAAGCATATGTTGAAGAGCAAACTGTTGACAGAAAAGAACTTTCTATTAAAGAATTAAATCAATCAAGAGGAAAATCTTTAGGCGAAAGTTTAAAAGAATTAACAGGTGTTACTTCTTTGAATACAGGTAATAGTATTTCTAAACCTGTAATTCATGGTTTGCATAGCGACAGAATATTAATTCTTAATAATGGTATTCGACAAGAAGGACAACAATGGGGTAATGAACATGCTCCAGAGATTGATCCTTATATAGCGAATAAGTTAAGTGTGATTAAGGGAGCAGAAGGTATTCGATATGGAGCAAATGCCATTGCTGGAGTTGTATTGGTTGAACCAAATGAGCTAAGAGATTCTTCAGGAATTAATGGCGAATTAAATTTAGCCGGAGCAACTAACGGAAGACTTGGTGTAAGTTCTGCTATGCTTGAAGGAAATATTGGTAAACTAAATGGCTTAAGCTGGAGGGTACAAGGAACCTTAAAACGATCAGGTAATGTTTCAACTCCAAATTACTTCATGAAAAATACTGGACTAAAAGAATACAATTTTTCTTGGGCTACAGGTTATTTAAAAGCGAAGTATGGAATAGAAACTTTTTATAGTCAATTCAATAGTGATATAGGAATATTTTCTGCTGCACATATTGGAAATTTAACTGATTTGCAACGCGCAATAGAATCTGATGTTCCTTTGGAATCTGCAGATTTTACATACGATATAAATCGGCCATATCAGCATATTGAACATGAGCTGTTTAAAGTAAAATCTTATTTGGCAACTGGAGAAATAGGTAAACTTGAATTAATTTATGCTAGACAGTATAATTTAAGGCAAGAATATGATAAACATGTTTCTCGTAATGATAGTATTGCAGCATTAAATTTACCCGAATTACAATTTGAGATTACAACTCACACTGGAAGTTTAATTTGGTCTCAAAACCGAAAAAATGCTTTTAAAGCGCAATTGGGTGTTTCGGGAATTTATCAAGCTAATACCTATACCGGAAGAGAGTTTATACCTGCATTTATTAAATATGGAAGCGGTGCTTTTATCATTGAAAAATGGAGAAATAAAAATGCCAAATTAGAATTGGAAGCAGGGTTAAGGTATGATTACGTTTATCAGCAAGTTTATAAATGGTTGAAAAAAGTGTATATCACTCCTGAATACATTTACCATAATGTTTCAGGAAGTTTAGGTGCAGTTTATAAACCAACAGAAACTCTAACAGCTAAGATTAATTATGGCATGGCTTGGCGCCCACCTAATGTAAGTGAGCTTTATAGCAATGGCTTGCATCATGGTGCTGCTGCTGTAGAGTATGGCGATACTAATTTGATTGCAGAGAAAGCACATAATATTATATTGGGAGTTGATTATGTAAAAGGAAAATGGTTGATTCAAGCAGAGGGTTACTATAATTACATTAACAACTTTATATATTTAAAACCTGTTTTGCCAGCAACATTAACCATTAGAGGCGCATTTCCAACATTCAAGTATGAGCAGGTAAATGCTTCGTTTGCAGGAGTAGATTTAAAATCTACGTATTCTATTTATAAATCGCTTTCATGGAAAGGTAAGGCTTCTTTTTTGAGAGCATATAACCTTACAGCTAAAGAAGGAATTGTAGGAATGCCTGCTAATCGTTTTGAAAATGCTATTGAATACAAACTAGAAAGCATTAAGCGTTTTAAAGATATTTATGCTGAGGTAGGTTTTCAAAATGTGTTAACCCAAAACAATGTTCCTGCAAATAGTGATTATTTAGCTCCTCCAAAAGGATATGGATTGTTAAATTTTAAAACAGGATTTAGCCTGCCAACCTATAAGCAACAAAAAATAATAGTGGATTTTGAAATCAGTAATTTATTAAATACTGCTTATCGCGATTACCTTAACAGGTTTCGTTATTACGCAGACGAAATGGGGAGAAATTATTCTCTCAAATTAAAAATGACTTTTTAA
- the thiL gene encoding thiamine-phosphate kinase, with the protein MLEDKNPNPVNDISTLGEFGLINHLTENIKLQNKSSKLGVGDDAAVLEFKSKQTLVTTDMLVEGVHFDLLYTPFKHLGYKAVVVNLSDIYAMNGTPTQITVSLAVSNRISVEALEELYEGMLLACEIYGVDLIGGDTTSSLSGLIISITAIGEADKKEVVTRKGAKENDLICVSGDLGGAFMGLQLLEREKKVYNEAPTVQPDFDGHDYVLERQLKPEPRKDVIDMFKELGIQPTAMIDVSDGLSSDLTHICKQSKVGCTIYENKIPIDFTVVNLAAEMNLDPTVCALNGGEDYELLFTIALDDYNKIKDSKRVAVIGHITGVEGAYQIVDKAEVVHKLVAQGWDAISKQ; encoded by the coding sequence ATGTTAGAAGATAAAAATCCAAATCCTGTAAATGATATAAGCACTCTTGGTGAGTTTGGCTTAATTAACCATTTAACAGAAAATATAAAATTACAAAACAAATCATCAAAATTAGGTGTTGGTGATGATGCTGCTGTTTTAGAATTTAAGAGTAAACAAACATTAGTAACTACCGATATGTTAGTAGAAGGTGTTCATTTTGATTTGTTGTATACTCCTTTTAAGCATTTAGGGTACAAAGCTGTTGTGGTAAACCTATCTGATATTTATGCAATGAACGGAACTCCAACACAGATTACAGTGTCGCTGGCTGTCTCTAATCGCATTTCTGTTGAGGCGCTTGAAGAACTATATGAAGGGATGTTGTTAGCTTGTGAAATTTATGGAGTTGATTTAATTGGTGGAGATACAACATCTTCGTTGTCTGGATTGATAATCAGCATAACAGCTATAGGTGAAGCAGATAAAAAAGAAGTTGTTACTCGAAAAGGAGCAAAAGAAAACGATTTAATTTGTGTTTCTGGAGATTTAGGAGGAGCTTTTATGGGGCTTCAATTATTAGAAAGAGAAAAGAAAGTTTATAATGAAGCACCAACAGTTCAGCCTGATTTTGATGGACATGATTATGTTTTAGAGCGTCAACTTAAGCCTGAGCCAAGAAAAGATGTAATAGATATGTTTAAAGAGTTGGGGATTCAACCAACAGCTATGATTGATGTTTCTGATGGATTATCTTCTGATTTAACTCACATCTGTAAACAATCTAAAGTAGGATGTACCATTTATGAAAATAAAATTCCGATTGATTTTACTGTTGTTAATCTTGCAGCTGAAATGAATCTTGACCCTACTGTTTGTGCACTAAATGGAGGAGAAGATTATGAATTGCTCTTTACAATTGCTTTAGATGATTACAACAAAATTAAAGATAGTAAGCGAGTTGCTGTTATTGGTCATATTACTGGGGTTGAAGGTGCTTACCAAATTGTAGATAAAGCAGAAGTAGTACATAAATTAGTCGCTCAAGGTTGGGATGCTATTTCAAAACAATAA